From one Alicyclobacillus acidocaldarius subsp. acidocaldarius Tc-4-1 genomic stretch:
- a CDS encoding acetyl-CoA carboxylase biotin carboxyl carrier protein subunit, with product MTTVQATMAGIVLRVLAQPGQRVEAGQDVVVLESMKMEIPIPAEQAGVVVEVLVNEGDFVNEGDDLVRLED from the coding sequence ATGACAACTGTGCAGGCAACGATGGCGGGCATCGTGCTCCGCGTGCTGGCTCAGCCGGGCCAACGCGTCGAGGCGGGGCAGGACGTCGTCGTGCTGGAGTCGATGAAGATGGAGATCCCCATTCCGGCCGAACAGGCCGGCGTGGTGGTTGAAGTGCTCGTGAACGAGGGCGATTTTGTTAACGAGGGAGACGATCTTGTCCGACTGGAAGACTGA
- a CDS encoding MFS transporter: MLPSRPPGDHGYIARGTSVYRRVSIAFLAAGLVIFANLYAVQPLIPAFSLAFGRSPAAASLALSASTFTLALSLPIFASLSDRFGRKPIMLFSLFSSCVLQFAVGMAPTFWEIVAARALEGLTLAGLPAVAMTYLSEEVEASSLGLAMGLYISGNTLGGLLGRVLMSVAADHASWRMGMLIFGGVSLALSAYVAWSLPASRHFVPRRDGVSDIVSRFAHAVKRPELDALYLLGGLLMGGFVSLYTYMGFRLARAPYHLSTSVIGLLFFAYLAGTFSSSFMGSLADRIGRHRVLPLNIAIMAAGAIITCARGLAEVIIGMVIFTFGFFGAHSIASSSVGRLGGAQRAQASALYLFCYYTGSSVIGSLGGLFWTDMGWRGVIGMILSAQGFASAAFLFARRKLRAA, encoded by the coding sequence GTGCTCCCATCGCGTCCACCTGGAGATCATGGCTATATCGCGCGAGGCACGTCGGTCTATCGGCGCGTAAGCATCGCCTTTTTGGCTGCAGGACTTGTGATCTTCGCCAATCTGTACGCCGTGCAGCCGCTTATCCCTGCGTTCAGTTTGGCGTTCGGGCGCTCGCCGGCGGCCGCGAGTCTCGCGCTCTCCGCGTCGACCTTCACGCTCGCCCTTTCCCTGCCCATCTTTGCATCGTTGTCCGACCGATTCGGCCGCAAGCCCATCATGCTGTTCTCCCTGTTCTCGTCGTGCGTCCTTCAATTCGCGGTGGGTATGGCGCCAACGTTCTGGGAGATCGTTGCCGCGCGGGCCTTGGAGGGATTGACGCTGGCGGGACTGCCCGCCGTGGCCATGACGTACTTGAGCGAGGAAGTGGAGGCATCTAGCCTCGGCTTGGCCATGGGCCTCTACATCAGCGGGAACACGCTCGGAGGCCTACTGGGGCGCGTGCTCATGAGCGTCGCAGCCGATCACGCCTCGTGGCGGATGGGCATGCTCATCTTCGGGGGCGTCAGCTTGGCACTCAGCGCCTACGTGGCGTGGTCGTTGCCCGCCTCGCGTCACTTTGTCCCAAGAAGGGACGGCGTCTCGGACATCGTGTCCCGCTTCGCGCACGCGGTGAAGCGTCCGGAACTGGACGCCTTGTATCTCCTAGGCGGGCTGCTCATGGGCGGATTCGTGTCCCTCTACACCTACATGGGTTTTCGCCTCGCTCGCGCGCCTTATCACCTCTCGACTTCCGTCATCGGCCTTCTCTTCTTTGCCTATCTAGCAGGCACGTTCAGCTCATCGTTCATGGGGAGCCTGGCGGATCGAATCGGACGTCATCGCGTGCTGCCGCTGAACATCGCGATCATGGCGGCAGGCGCGATCATCACGTGCGCGCGGGGTCTCGCCGAGGTGATCATCGGTATGGTGATTTTTACCTTCGGATTCTTTGGGGCGCACTCCATCGCCTCGTCGAGCGTCGGGAGGCTCGGCGGCGCGCAGCGAGCGCAGGCATCGGCTTTGTACCTCTTTTGCTATTACACCGGATCCAGCGTCATCGGTTCCTTGGGCGGCTTGTTCTGGACGGACATGGGCTGGCGCGGCGTGATTGGCATGATCCTGAGCGCCCAAGGATTCGCAAGCGCTGCTTTCCTTTTCGCAAGACGAAAATTGCGCGCGGCGTGA
- a CDS encoding ABC transporter substrate-binding protein has translation MNSKKRIITATATAVVMCTFMATGCGDEETGGGGGIPMTKSANSAGQAASTAQPVTITFEESMPGKLGVELQKLTNEFEKQNPNIHVQLIFNGSYSTLEQKLTAAIASNTEPTVAQVEETWETNYVQNGLIQPLDSVIPKSTQNDLIPIWRQDSSYNGKLMSVPFNKSAYVLYYNVDDLKKAGISSPPKTWSELEQDAIKIQKEGIPGLGLQGNYYTFEMLLKQAGGQILNASNTKAAFNSSAGLTALNFMKRLVDEHAAKVIGANEYLSDGFNTNAYAMDLDTVAAMSFINNPNIHWKVAPLPKGVTYAVPTAGLNLVIFNAATPAQKAAAAKYLNFLISVPSTIEWAEQTGYLPVRQSALTNPEWTSYIKTHPNQGVAPNELKYAYFSPRLASLYSAEQEMTTQIGNMLAGRQTPQVTLQNMANITNNALAQGKLGPVTRLSRSRRPIVGRLLSYWAPCAMEDATGAPP, from the coding sequence GTGAATTCCAAAAAGAGGATTATCACGGCGACGGCGACTGCGGTGGTGATGTGCACCTTCATGGCCACCGGCTGTGGCGATGAGGAGACAGGAGGCGGAGGAGGCATCCCCATGACGAAGTCTGCCAATTCCGCTGGACAAGCCGCAAGTACCGCGCAACCCGTGACCATCACCTTTGAGGAATCCATGCCGGGAAAGCTCGGTGTAGAGCTTCAGAAGCTGACGAATGAGTTTGAGAAGCAAAATCCGAACATCCATGTCCAGCTCATCTTCAATGGCTCGTATAGCACATTGGAGCAGAAGTTGACGGCCGCCATCGCCTCCAACACTGAGCCGACCGTGGCCCAGGTTGAAGAGACGTGGGAGACGAATTACGTTCAGAACGGGCTGATTCAGCCCTTGGACTCCGTCATTCCGAAGTCCACGCAGAATGACCTGATTCCGATTTGGCGACAGGACTCGTCGTACAACGGCAAGTTGATGTCCGTACCCTTCAACAAATCTGCCTACGTCTTGTACTACAATGTGGACGACTTGAAGAAAGCCGGGATCTCTTCGCCTCCAAAAACGTGGAGTGAACTCGAACAGGATGCCATCAAAATTCAAAAGGAAGGTATCCCTGGCCTCGGCCTGCAGGGCAACTATTACACCTTTGAGATGCTTTTAAAACAGGCAGGAGGCCAGATCCTCAATGCTTCGAACACCAAGGCGGCCTTCAACAGCTCAGCGGGTCTCACAGCACTCAATTTCATGAAACGCCTGGTGGATGAACATGCGGCGAAGGTCATCGGCGCGAACGAATACCTCTCCGACGGCTTCAACACGAACGCGTACGCGATGGATCTCGATACCGTGGCCGCGATGTCGTTCATCAATAACCCGAACATCCATTGGAAGGTTGCGCCGCTTCCGAAGGGCGTGACCTACGCCGTCCCCACGGCTGGTTTGAATCTGGTGATCTTTAACGCAGCGACACCCGCTCAGAAAGCCGCGGCGGCGAAGTATTTGAACTTCCTCATTTCTGTGCCATCCACCATCGAGTGGGCAGAACAGACGGGCTATCTCCCGGTCCGGCAGAGCGCGCTCACCAACCCGGAATGGACGAGCTACATCAAGACACACCCGAATCAGGGAGTTGCCCCGAACGAGCTGAAGTACGCCTACTTCTCTCCTCGACTCGCTTCGCTCTACTCCGCGGAGCAAGAGATGACCACGCAGATTGGCAACATGCTTGCGGGTCGTCAGACGCCACAAGTCACCCTGCAGAATATGGCGAACATCACGAACAACGCTCTCGCGCAGGGGAAACTCGGGCCAGTGACCCGACTTTCGAGAAGCAGGCGGCCGATTGTGGGCCGCCTGCTGTCATATTGGGCGCCTTGCGCCATGGAGGATGCGACCGGTGCTCCTCCGTGA
- a CDS encoding aromatic ring-hydroxylating oxygenase subunit alpha: protein MADRKSPAPSEDGVFPATWYAVCFSAQITRRRPLAARVAGRDLVLFRNASGRVHALSRYCTHRGADLALGRVEGAHLACAYHGWQFCGDGRCTRIPAHPDRPIPDFAHTRAYATCELAGITWVYLGGEARPPELRVFSELTDGSYRLVPYEDVWQAHLTRVVESVLDVAHLAFVHRKTIGRRTPAAIPRLSFETDGGNRILIRNGGGLLEYWFPQMWILRPTEGRGGFLNFVTFTPVDEETTRILGYAGRTFARSVPGMDALFRRYSLRVLREDQRVVESQHPRPIPEALRMEAHVPADAPQVRFRHRWYRFLTGDEPRVTVEHSDS from the coding sequence GTGGCAGACCGCAAAAGTCCGGCTCCGAGCGAAGATGGCGTATTCCCTGCGACGTGGTACGCGGTCTGTTTCTCCGCCCAGATTACGCGTCGCAGACCGCTTGCCGCGCGCGTCGCCGGGCGCGATCTCGTCCTGTTTCGCAATGCATCCGGGCGTGTTCACGCGCTCAGCCGCTACTGCACGCACCGGGGCGCGGATCTCGCGCTCGGCCGCGTGGAAGGCGCGCACCTCGCGTGTGCCTACCACGGATGGCAGTTCTGCGGCGACGGCCGCTGCACCCGAATTCCCGCCCATCCGGATCGACCCATTCCAGACTTCGCCCACACGCGCGCCTATGCCACGTGCGAGTTAGCCGGCATAACTTGGGTCTACCTCGGCGGCGAAGCGCGTCCGCCGGAGTTGCGCGTGTTCTCGGAACTCACGGACGGGTCCTATCGGCTGGTGCCGTATGAAGATGTGTGGCAGGCACACCTCACCCGCGTCGTGGAGAGCGTGCTCGACGTCGCCCACCTGGCGTTCGTTCACCGCAAAACCATCGGGCGCCGCACGCCGGCCGCCATCCCACGCCTGTCGTTTGAAACGGACGGAGGAAATCGCATCCTCATCCGCAACGGCGGCGGCTTGCTCGAGTACTGGTTTCCGCAGATGTGGATTCTGCGGCCAACCGAAGGAAGGGGTGGTTTCCTCAACTTCGTCACCTTCACGCCCGTCGACGAGGAGACCACGCGCATCCTCGGTTACGCCGGCCGCACCTTCGCGCGATCCGTCCCTGGCATGGACGCCCTATTTCGGCGCTACAGCCTGCGCGTGCTCCGCGAGGATCAGCGCGTGGTCGAGAGCCAACACCCGAGACCCATCCCGGAAGCGCTTCGGATGGAGGCGCACGTCCCGGCAGATGCGCCGCAGGTCCGCTTCCGCCATCGCTGGTATCGGTTTCTGACGGGTGATGAGCCTCGCGTGACGGTCGAGCATTCCGATTCCTAA
- a CDS encoding hydroxymethylglutaryl-CoA lyase, with translation MGERVWLREVGPRDGLQNEPGVIATEIKVELVERLMDAGVRFIEVSSFVHPKWIPQLADADEVFARIRRRPGVELSALVPNERGLARALAAKVDAVHVFMSASESHNLKNINKTIAETYPVLRPVIEGAKAEGLVVRGYVSTVFGCPYEGKVPVSQVLSVVERLLELGVDEVALGDTIGVAVPTQVAEVVREVERIVPLDRVSLHFHDTRGMAIANLYAGFVAGVRQFDGSIGGLGGCPYAPGASGNVAMEDVLYLLHGIGAETGVDAERYLDVVAWLEGKLKKPLSSHARQVARSACQAT, from the coding sequence ATGGGAGAACGCGTGTGGCTGCGCGAGGTCGGGCCGCGGGACGGGTTGCAGAATGAACCGGGCGTGATCGCCACGGAGATCAAGGTGGAGCTCGTCGAGCGACTGATGGATGCGGGCGTCAGATTCATCGAAGTCTCTTCCTTCGTGCATCCGAAGTGGATCCCGCAGTTGGCGGACGCCGACGAGGTGTTCGCGCGGATTCGGCGCAGGCCCGGCGTGGAGCTGTCCGCGCTTGTGCCCAACGAGCGCGGGCTCGCACGAGCCTTGGCGGCGAAGGTGGACGCCGTGCACGTGTTCATGTCGGCGAGCGAGTCGCACAATCTGAAGAACATCAACAAGACCATCGCGGAGACGTATCCCGTGTTGCGCCCCGTGATCGAGGGAGCCAAGGCGGAGGGGCTCGTGGTGCGTGGGTACGTGTCTACCGTCTTCGGCTGCCCGTACGAAGGTAAAGTGCCGGTGTCGCAGGTCCTCTCCGTGGTCGAGCGCCTGCTGGAGCTGGGCGTCGACGAGGTGGCGCTCGGCGACACCATCGGCGTGGCGGTACCCACGCAGGTGGCGGAGGTCGTGCGCGAGGTGGAGCGCATCGTGCCTCTGGATCGCGTTTCGCTCCACTTCCACGACACGCGCGGGATGGCCATCGCCAACCTCTACGCGGGCTTTGTCGCGGGGGTGCGGCAGTTTGATGGATCCATCGGGGGGCTCGGCGGTTGTCCCTACGCGCCAGGCGCGTCTGGAAACGTGGCCATGGAGGACGTGCTGTACCTCTTGCATGGCATAGGCGCGGAGACGGGCGTCGACGCCGAGCGGTATCTGGACGTCGTCGCCTGGTTGGAGGGGAAGCTTAAGAAGCCCCTGTCGAGCCACGCGCGCCAAGTGGCGAGAAGCGCGTGTCAGGCAACGTGA
- a CDS encoding MBL fold metallo-hydrolase, translated as MSVDKSTRITFFGGTRTIGGTICRVKTSSSQIVFDMGHVVRPESPMFSGSLRPRSTADLRAVGILPDIPELYQIEKPESMAICISHNHLDHTALLPYMANEISVFSTKETCKILKLISEAGIEDQPPLQLTGVDAETWHSVGDLRFQFVPVDHDTPGAAAIFIAAPDLRLVYSGDLRFHGWRPELSRAFVEKARTFEPDVLLVEGTRAGDEARPQVTEQELVRHMVEAMAGEERMVYFNAYPRHPERVLAFARCAQEAGRTPVFEARTLYVASHFAGGVPESVHVWADDSLTDPVREWLASLKLPLVRPEDLRDAPSGFAAELAYDKLWRLIDLGSAANGLYIHSNGAPLGPFDPAWDNLQRWLAHFGVTFRALGTSGHASLSEIEQAVEEIRPRVYLPIHSFHPECVVAEGIPRVLPEERVEYTLSDLLAAASVATRA; from the coding sequence ATGAGTGTGGACAAGTCGACGCGCATCACATTCTTCGGGGGGACGCGCACTATCGGTGGAACCATCTGTCGCGTGAAGACGTCCTCCAGCCAAATCGTGTTCGACATGGGGCACGTGGTTCGCCCAGAATCGCCGATGTTTTCCGGCTCGTTGCGCCCGCGCTCGACGGCTGACCTGCGAGCCGTCGGCATTCTTCCGGATATTCCTGAGCTTTATCAAATCGAGAAGCCGGAGTCTATGGCGATCTGCATAAGTCATAACCACTTGGATCATACCGCGCTTTTGCCGTATATGGCAAACGAAATCTCGGTTTTTTCGACGAAAGAGACCTGTAAGATCTTGAAGCTTATCTCGGAAGCCGGAATCGAAGATCAACCTCCACTCCAGTTGACCGGCGTCGACGCCGAGACGTGGCACAGCGTCGGCGACCTGCGATTTCAGTTCGTTCCCGTCGATCACGACACGCCTGGCGCGGCTGCCATCTTCATCGCTGCGCCCGATCTGCGGCTCGTATACAGCGGGGATCTCAGGTTTCACGGATGGCGGCCCGAGCTATCGCGCGCGTTTGTCGAAAAGGCGCGCACGTTCGAGCCAGACGTGCTGCTGGTGGAGGGAACGCGAGCCGGGGACGAGGCGCGCCCGCAAGTGACGGAGCAGGAGCTCGTCCGTCACATGGTGGAAGCCATGGCGGGCGAGGAGCGAATGGTGTACTTCAACGCGTACCCGCGCCACCCCGAGCGCGTTCTCGCGTTTGCTCGTTGTGCCCAGGAGGCGGGACGCACGCCCGTGTTCGAGGCGAGAACGCTCTACGTGGCCTCCCATTTCGCGGGCGGAGTGCCAGAGAGCGTGCATGTCTGGGCGGACGATTCACTCACAGACCCTGTAAGGGAATGGCTTGCCTCTTTGAAACTTCCGCTCGTTCGCCCGGAGGACCTCCGAGACGCGCCGAGCGGGTTCGCGGCGGAACTCGCGTACGACAAACTGTGGCGCCTGATCGATCTCGGCTCCGCCGCCAACGGCCTGTACATCCACTCCAACGGCGCTCCCCTTGGCCCGTTCGATCCGGCCTGGGACAATCTCCAACGGTGGTTGGCTCACTTCGGCGTGACCTTCCGTGCGCTGGGCACGAGCGGCCACGCTTCGCTCTCCGAGATCGAACAGGCTGTCGAGGAAATCCGACCACGCGTCTACCTGCCGATTCACTCGTTTCATCCGGAGTGCGTGGTGGCGGAGGGCATCCCGCGCGTTCTGCCCGAGGAGCGCGTGGAATACACGCTGTCGGATCTTCTCGCCGCTGCGTCCGTGGCAACCCGCGCGTAG
- a CDS encoding carbohydrate ABC transporter permease: MTLKARRTITAYMMLLPTLILLAVFTLYPIFESFVISFFHWDMISPHKQFVGLQNYVQIFEDPLFHRAVVNTLLFVVLYVPIVMALGLAVALLLNARIRFRAFFRTAIFLPYVTSIAATGIVWQWIFNGQYGLLNDLLRQIGIQGPDWLNTPQDTMICLVTLSVWQSLGYVSVLFLAGLQNISREYYEAARVDGAHGWHLFRHVTWPLLSPTTFFVLLMSTIEAFKVFLPVYVLYGATDGPNDSGLTMLYYMFTEGFSDYRMGYASASAYILFVIILACTLLQMTLQRRVHYES, translated from the coding sequence ATGACGTTGAAGGCCCGAAGAACCATCACGGCCTATATGATGCTGCTGCCAACACTCATCCTCTTGGCCGTGTTCACCCTGTATCCCATCTTTGAGTCCTTCGTGATCAGCTTTTTTCATTGGGACATGATTAGCCCCCACAAGCAATTCGTAGGCTTGCAAAACTACGTCCAAATTTTTGAGGATCCCCTGTTTCACCGAGCAGTCGTCAACACGCTCCTCTTCGTCGTCTTGTATGTGCCCATCGTGATGGCCTTGGGGCTGGCCGTGGCGCTTCTGCTGAACGCGAGGATTCGCTTCAGGGCGTTTTTCAGAACCGCCATCTTCCTTCCCTACGTGACGTCCATCGCAGCGACCGGGATTGTATGGCAGTGGATCTTTAACGGCCAATACGGCCTGTTGAACGATCTCCTGCGCCAAATCGGGATTCAAGGTCCGGACTGGCTCAACACGCCCCAGGACACCATGATCTGCCTGGTGACGCTCAGCGTGTGGCAAAGCTTGGGCTATGTATCGGTCCTCTTTCTGGCAGGCTTGCAGAACATCAGCCGCGAATACTACGAAGCCGCACGCGTCGACGGCGCGCACGGCTGGCACCTCTTTCGTCACGTCACATGGCCACTTCTTTCCCCGACGACGTTCTTCGTCCTTCTGATGAGCACCATCGAGGCCTTCAAGGTGTTTCTACCCGTCTACGTCCTGTACGGCGCGACCGACGGGCCGAACGACAGCGGTCTAACCATGCTGTACTACATGTTTACCGAAGGCTTTAGTGACTATCGGATGGGCTACGCAAGCGCATCCGCCTACATTCTGTTTGTCATCATTCTCGCGTGCACGCTTCTGCAGATGACGCTGCAGCGACGCGTCCATTACGAGTCCTGA
- a CDS encoding carbohydrate ABC transporter permease yields MRKLFIYAALIVVTLFVLGPFTWMISTSLKPAGEVLTATPSLWPHPFEWNNYSTAWKSAPFGRYFLNSLFISGVETAFDLTLGAMAAYAFARLDFAGKRTLFLALLATLMVPGELLLIPNYITVAKLHWMSTYQGIIVPWLVSVFTIFLMRQFFLSMPSEIFEAAELDGLHPVRTLFQIVMPLTKPVWITAGLIKFIGSWNSFLWVVVVSNSQSLDTVPVGLMNFTSDVGTEYNQLMAAATFCMVPLAIVFLLGQRYFVEGIARSGIR; encoded by the coding sequence ATGCGAAAGCTATTCATTTATGCGGCGCTGATTGTGGTCACGCTGTTCGTCCTTGGGCCGTTCACCTGGATGATATCGACGTCGCTCAAACCGGCCGGCGAAGTGCTCACGGCGACGCCTTCCCTGTGGCCACACCCGTTTGAGTGGAACAATTACTCGACCGCGTGGAAATCCGCGCCCTTCGGTCGCTATTTTTTGAACAGCCTCTTCATTTCTGGCGTGGAAACTGCGTTTGACCTGACGCTTGGGGCGATGGCTGCGTACGCATTTGCGCGGCTTGATTTTGCTGGTAAGCGAACGCTCTTCCTCGCGCTCCTGGCGACGTTGATGGTGCCTGGCGAGCTGCTGCTCATACCGAATTACATCACGGTCGCCAAGCTCCATTGGATGAGCACCTACCAGGGCATCATCGTCCCGTGGCTCGTGAGCGTGTTCACCATCTTTCTCATGCGCCAATTCTTTTTGTCCATGCCAAGCGAGATTTTCGAGGCAGCTGAGTTGGACGGACTGCATCCCGTACGCACACTTTTTCAAATCGTCATGCCACTCACGAAGCCTGTCTGGATCACGGCAGGGCTGATTAAGTTCATTGGCAGTTGGAACTCGTTCCTCTGGGTGGTCGTCGTATCGAACTCCCAGTCCTTGGACACGGTACCCGTCGGTCTGATGAACTTCACGTCGGACGTCGGGACCGAGTACAACCAGCTAATGGCCGCTGCGACTTTCTGCATGGTTCCACTGGCCATTGTGTTCCTCCTAGGACAGCGGTACTTTGTGGAGGGCATTGCGCGCAGCGGCATTAGATAA
- a CDS encoding enoyl-CoA hydratase-related protein: protein MEQPIVWHRGDDGIAELVLNRPDAMNALNYALLRALEDAVREIADDRGVLAVLVRGEGKGFCAGADLKERRGLGPDEVRRNVRLTREAFDRVARLPQPTIAVLHGFAFGGGLELALACDFRIGTRDLRLGLTETSLAIVPGAGGTQRLARLIGPTWAKWMIFTAARIDAERARELGLLLEVADTREAAMDAARALARSIAQNGPVAVRQAKWAIDRGLDVDLATGLAMEDAAYEGVLPTADRLEALAAFAEKRKPHFRGE from the coding sequence GTGGAACAGCCGATTGTGTGGCACAGGGGAGACGACGGGATCGCGGAGCTCGTCCTGAACCGGCCGGATGCGATGAACGCGCTCAATTACGCGCTGCTCCGCGCGCTGGAAGATGCCGTGCGCGAAATCGCGGACGACCGCGGCGTGCTTGCCGTCTTGGTGCGCGGGGAAGGCAAGGGGTTCTGCGCGGGCGCGGACCTGAAGGAGCGGCGCGGCTTGGGGCCCGACGAGGTGCGGCGCAACGTGCGCCTGACGCGCGAGGCGTTTGATCGCGTCGCGCGCCTGCCGCAGCCGACCATCGCGGTCCTGCACGGATTCGCGTTTGGTGGCGGGCTGGAGCTGGCGCTGGCGTGCGACTTCCGCATCGGCACCCGCGATCTTCGGCTTGGGCTGACGGAGACGTCGCTCGCCATCGTGCCCGGGGCGGGCGGGACGCAGCGGCTGGCTCGCCTCATCGGGCCGACGTGGGCCAAGTGGATGATCTTCACGGCCGCGCGCATCGACGCGGAGCGCGCGAGAGAGCTCGGCCTCCTGCTCGAGGTGGCGGATACGCGCGAGGCCGCGATGGACGCCGCGCGAGCGCTGGCCCGTTCCATCGCCCAAAACGGGCCGGTCGCGGTGCGCCAGGCGAAGTGGGCCATCGATCGCGGCCTGGACGTCGATTTGGCGACGGGGCTTGCCATGGAGGATGCGGCGTATGAGGGCGTTCTGCCGACGGCGGATCGGCTGGAGGCGCTTGCCGCGTTCGCGGAAAAGCGCAAGCCACATTTCCGCGGAGAATAG
- a CDS encoding acyl-CoA carboxylase subunit beta translates to MRARAMAGGAAKYHEKNREQGKLFVRDRLRLLLDDGLEVEDGLYANCAADDLPADGVVTGIGRIHGRKVAIMANDSTVKAGSWGARTVEKILRIQETAEKLHIPLIYLVDSAGARITDQVEMFPGRRGAGRIFYNEVRLSGHIPQICLLFGPSAAGGAYIPAFCDLVIMVEGNASMYLGSPRMAEMVIGEKVTLEEMGGARMHCTVSGCGDVLVPDEPSAIEACRRYLRYMPDSYLGRPPMEDPRDPAPSPRRASEIVPKNPNVPFNMYDLIDRLIDEGSWFEVKALFAQEIITGLARIAGRPVGIIANQPRVKGGVLFVDSADKAARFIALCDAFHIPLLFLADVPGFMIGTKVERQGIIRHGAKLIAAMSEATVPKISVIVRKAYGAGLYAMAGPAFEPDACIALPTAEIAVMGPEAAVNAVYANKIAELEEPERSAFVKEKREEYRRDIDIYRLASELVVDHIVDADELRDELIRRFAMYEGKSVAFGHRKHPVYPV, encoded by the coding sequence ATGCGAGCGCGCGCAATGGCTGGCGGCGCGGCGAAGTATCACGAGAAAAACCGAGAGCAGGGCAAGCTGTTTGTCCGCGATCGACTCAGGCTGCTCTTGGATGACGGCCTGGAGGTGGAGGACGGCCTGTATGCGAACTGCGCGGCGGACGATCTGCCGGCCGACGGCGTGGTGACCGGCATCGGGCGCATCCACGGGCGGAAGGTCGCCATCATGGCCAACGACAGCACGGTCAAGGCGGGGAGCTGGGGCGCGCGGACGGTCGAGAAGATCCTCCGCATCCAGGAGACTGCGGAGAAGCTGCACATCCCCTTAATCTATCTCGTGGATTCGGCCGGCGCGCGCATCACGGACCAGGTCGAGATGTTTCCCGGCAGGCGAGGCGCAGGGCGAATCTTCTACAACGAAGTTCGCCTGAGCGGTCACATCCCGCAGATCTGCTTGCTCTTCGGCCCGTCTGCGGCTGGCGGCGCGTACATTCCCGCCTTCTGCGATCTCGTCATCATGGTCGAAGGCAACGCGAGCATGTACCTGGGCTCGCCGCGCATGGCGGAGATGGTCATCGGGGAAAAGGTGACGCTCGAAGAGATGGGCGGCGCGCGCATGCACTGCACCGTGAGCGGGTGCGGGGACGTGCTCGTGCCTGACGAGCCGAGCGCCATCGAGGCCTGCAGGCGGTACCTGCGCTACATGCCGGATTCGTACCTCGGGCGTCCACCCATGGAAGATCCGCGCGATCCGGCGCCGTCACCGCGCAGGGCCTCGGAGATTGTCCCGAAGAACCCGAACGTGCCGTTCAACATGTACGACCTCATTGATCGGCTGATCGACGAGGGCTCGTGGTTTGAAGTCAAGGCGCTTTTCGCGCAGGAGATCATCACGGGGCTCGCGCGCATCGCCGGTCGGCCGGTCGGCATCATCGCGAACCAGCCGCGCGTCAAGGGTGGCGTGCTGTTCGTCGACTCCGCGGACAAAGCGGCGCGTTTCATTGCGCTGTGCGACGCCTTTCACATCCCCCTCCTCTTCCTGGCGGACGTGCCCGGGTTCATGATTGGAACGAAGGTGGAGCGCCAGGGCATCATTCGCCACGGGGCCAAGCTCATCGCCGCGATGTCGGAGGCCACCGTGCCGAAGATCTCCGTGATCGTGCGCAAGGCGTACGGCGCGGGGCTGTACGCGATGGCGGGGCCTGCGTTTGAGCCGGACGCCTGCATCGCGCTGCCCACCGCAGAGATCGCCGTCATGGGACCGGAGGCGGCCGTGAACGCGGTCTATGCCAACAAGATTGCGGAACTGGAGGAGCCCGAGCGGTCGGCGTTCGTGAAGGAGAAGCGGGAGGAGTACCGGCGCGACATCGACATTTACCGCTTGGCCTCCGAGCTCGTGGTGGACCACATCGTGGACGCGGATGAACTCCGGGACGAACTCATCCGCCGATTTGCGATGTACGAAGGGAAATCGGTCGCGTTCGGTCACCGGAAGCATCCGGTGTACCCGGTCTGA